The following proteins are co-located in the Fischerella sp. PCC 9605 genome:
- a CDS encoding FeoA family protein, with amino-acid sequence MFNSFSVTGSSLVLLKIGEKGIIQFCNSQDEKILNQVISLGLIPGTYITLEQRFPNFVLKVGHQSLVIDKVIARTLYVRVVNR; translated from the coding sequence ATGTTTAACAGCTTTAGTGTTACTGGGTCTTCATTAGTATTGCTGAAGATAGGAGAAAAAGGAATCATTCAGTTCTGTAACAGTCAGGACGAAAAAATCCTCAACCAAGTGATATCTTTGGGGCTAATTCCAGGAACTTACATTACTTTAGAACAGCGATTTCCCAATTTTGTTCTCAAAGTAGGACATCAAAGCTTGGTAATCGATAAGGTAATTGCTCGCACACTTTATGTCCGAGTTGTTAATAGATAA
- a CDS encoding TOBE domain-containing protein yields the protein MKISARNTLKATVKKVVPGSVNTEVTLELAPGVEVTAIITKASADSLQLAEGKEAYAVVKATDVMIAVD from the coding sequence ATGAAAATTAGCGCTCGTAATACTCTTAAAGCTACTGTGAAAAAAGTTGTACCAGGTTCTGTCAATACAGAAGTTACTTTAGAACTTGCACCTGGAGTAGAGGTGACTGCAATCATTACAAAAGCCTCAGCAGACAGCCTCCAACTAGCAGAAGGAAAAGAAGCTTACGCTGTGGTTAAAGCAACAGATGTTATGATTGCTGTTGATTAA
- a CDS encoding HesB/IscA family protein — protein sequence MTVTLTEKAEFRLRAFLAGSAADTNDATKGIRISVSDGGCSGYEYAMDVTSKPQPEDLVIQQGKVTIYVDAKSAPLLEGIVIDFIDGVMESGFKFINPNATETCGCGKSFKTADCQSAGVPCN from the coding sequence ATGACTGTTACTTTGACAGAAAAAGCAGAATTTCGTCTGCGGGCATTTTTAGCAGGTTCTGCTGCTGATACCAATGATGCAACTAAAGGTATCCGCATCTCTGTTAGTGATGGTGGTTGCAGTGGTTATGAATATGCAATGGATGTCACCAGCAAGCCACAACCAGAGGATTTGGTTATTCAGCAAGGCAAAGTAACCATTTATGTTGATGCTAAAAGTGCACCGTTATTAGAAGGGATTGTCATCGATTTTATTGACGGTGTGATGGAAAGCGGCTTCAAGTTTATCAACCCCAATGCAACTGAAACCTGCGGTTGTGGCAAGTCATTTAAAACAGCTGACTGTCAGTCAGCGGGTGTACCTTGCAACTAA
- a CDS encoding 2Fe-2S iron-sulfur cluster-binding protein, producing MATYQVRLINKKEDLDTTIEVDEETTILDAAEENGIELPFSCHSGSCSSCVGKVVEGEIDQSEQIFLDDEQVSKGFALLCVTYPRSNCTIKTHQEPYLV from the coding sequence ATGGCAACCTACCAAGTTAGATTAATCAACAAAAAAGAAGATCTGGATACGACAATTGAAGTTGATGAAGAGACTACCATACTAGATGCAGCAGAAGAAAACGGCATTGAACTACCCTTTTCTTGTCACTCCGGTTCTTGCTCTAGCTGCGTTGGCAAGGTAGTTGAAGGTGAAATCGATCAATCTGAGCAAATTTTCCTTGATGATGAGCAGGTTTCTAAAGGGTTTGCGCTGCTTTGTGTTACTTATCCACGTTCTAATTGCACAATCAAGACTCATCAAGAACCTTATCTTGTCTAA